The genomic region CGCCGACGCCGTGAAGACAGGCCGGGTGACCGCCACTACCGGGCTGTAGCGCCTACTCCCCTTCGTTCCCGTGGGTTCCCCTGGTCGCCATGAGCGAGACCAGCCGCGCCACCAGAGTCACCAGGAAGATCTGACCGATGAGCGCCTCGAGAACGACGATCGACCGTCCGATGTTCGTCGCCGCCGTCAGGTCCCCATACCCGACCGTCGTCTCGGTGGCGAAACTGAAGTAGAGAAACTGATTTCCACTGGCGTGGTTGGTCTGAAGAAGAACGGCGTCCCCGCTACCGCCGCGATCGACCGGTACAGCATGGCGAAGATCAGGCCCAGGAGCACGTAGACGTCGATCGCCCCGGCGATGGTCTCGATGCTGACGGTCGAGTGGCGCAGGATCCTGTTGAGTATCACGAACGGCGTCACCAGCAGCAGCAGCATGAACACCAGGTGCACGAGGGCGAGCGCGCTCCCGACCAACGAGCCGACCAGGGTCAGCACGAGACCGACGACCACCCCCGCCCGGGCGAGCCGCTGGAGGCGGGCCCTCGCGTGCGACGTCCGCAGGGTGATCAGCAGTGTCGCTCCGACCGCCAGCTCCTGGACCAGCCGGCTCCAGGTCGCGTCGGGCAGGAGCGACACCAGGAAGTACGTGGCGATCAACAGCCCGAGCACGGCGACGTAGGTGTCCCCGCGCTCGAGCCGCCTGGCCAGCTGGCGCCAGGCCCGACCCGCCCGCCGATCCTTGCCCTCCCCCTGGGGCTCCGGAGCGTCGATGTCAGCGATTGGAGCAGCTTACGGCTGAGGGTGGGCGTGGGCACGGATGCGCGGCAGGGATCACCCGGTGAGGGTGATGTCCGAGCCCTCGACCCGGACTACTCGAGAGTGAGAAGTGGTATGAAACCGAAGGGCTGGCAACGAGAGGAGTGCTGATGGCGGTCCATGGCAAGGGAGAGGCGGAGAGGGAGCTGCTTCGCGGCGATCCTCTCTTTCAGCTCGACACTGGGCGCGACGAGGTCCCGCGCTTTCACCTGCCCAATGATCCGATGCCCGCGGAAGCCGCTCACCGCCTCATCCATCAGGAGCTCATGCTCGACGGCAACGCCTCCTTGAACCTGGCCACCTTCGTCACCACCTGGATGGAACCCGAGGCGGACCGGCTGATGCTCGACTGCGCAGCAAGGAACATGATCGACAAGGACGAATACCCGCAGACCGCAGAGATCGAGACGCGCTGCGTCAACATCCTCGGAAATCTGTGGCACATGCCCGAGAAGGGCGGCGCGACCGGCTGCTCGACGACGGGCTCCAGCGAAGCCTGCATGCTGGGAGGCCTGGCACTGAAGCGACGCTGGCGTGCCGGTCGCCGGGCGGAAGGCAAGGACACCACCAACCCCAACATCGTCATGGGCGCCAACGTCCAGGTGTGCTGGGAGAAGTTCGCCAACTACTTCGAGGTCGAACCCCGCCTCGTCCCGATCGAGGGCGACCGGTACCACCTTGGCGCGTCCGAGGCAATCGACGCTTGCGACGAGAACACGATCGGCGTGGTGGCAATCCTCGGGTCCACATTCGACGGCAGCTACGAGCCGGTCGCCGACATCGCTGCCGGTCTGGATGACCTCGAGACCCGCACCGGGATGGACATCCCGGTCCACGTGGACGGGGCCTCGGGTGCGATGATCGCACCGTTTCTGGACGAGGAGGTCGTCTGGGACTTCCGGCTCCCCCGGGTGGCCTCGATCAACGTCTCGGGGCACAAGTACGGACGCGTGTACCCAGGGGTGGGCTGGATAGTGTGGCGTGACGCCGCTGCCCTTCCCGAGGAGCTCGTGTTCCGTGTGAACTACCTGGGTGGCGACATGCCCACCTTCGGCCTCAACTTCTCCCGCCCGGGATCTCAGGTGGTGGCGCAGTACTACAACTTCCTCCGCCTGGGCTGGGATGGCTTCAGGGCGGTACAGCGGGGGTGCCGGGACGTGGCCATGTTCCTGTCGGCCGAGATCGCCGCCACGGGCCGGTTCGACCTTCTCAGCGACGGCTCCCAGCTGCCGGTGTTCGCCTTCACGACCAAGCCGGGCACGGCGTTCGACGTCTTCGACCTCTCGGCCCATCTGCGTGCGCGTGGGTGGCAGGTACCTGCGTACACGTTTCCCGACAACCGCACCGACCTCGCCGCTGCTCGGGTGGTCGTCCGCCAAGGCAGCAAGGACGCCGCCGAGCTCTTCCTGGACGATCTTCGCCGCGGCGTGGAGGCGCTCGACCGCACCGGCGGAGGCGTCGGCGAGCACCAGAGCTCGTTCCATCACTGAGCGTGCTCGTCGCACTGGCTGCGGCGGCGGCTCAGACTGCCTCGTCGACCCCCGATGCGAGCTCGCGCACGATCCGGCGGTGGGCATGTGTGGCGAGGATCTGCCCGCCGATCATCACCGCGGTCAAGGGCCACTCGATGACCTCGAGCGCGGTGAGCACGCCGAGGGCGGCGAAGTAGGCCAGGTGCTCCGGATATACCCGAACATGGACCACCGGAAGTGTGACGTCGCCGCTGCTCTGCGCTCCGCCGTCACTCACCGCGTCTCGTAGGTCTCCACGTGAGCGATCAGTCCGTAGATGATCAGGATGTCGATGATGATCATGGTGAACGACCAGAACGGGAAGTGAGCCAGATAGGCGAGCTGGAAGACTATGTTCAGGCTGGCGAAGATGACGCCGATCGTGCGAGAGATGAACGCGGGTCCCAACGACAGGACGACGAACCCGGCGATGATCAGGATGACGCTCAACGCCAGCTCTACCCAGCCCCAGGTATGGATCGTGTTGGTGACAGGCAGGCTGATGCCGTTGTTGTTCGCCACGCGCTGGTAGTAGTTCGCGTCGGTGATGGCGACGATGGCGTCGATGAGGTTCAGGAATCCGACGATCACCATCATGATGCCGGCGAATACTCTCCACCCGGCCCCACGATCCGACTGGGTCCTTTGGGTCTGCATTCCTTGTGCCTCCTCAGTGGTCGAGAGGGGGCGTCAACAGCGCCCTCACCATCGAGAACGGTACGGTCGCCTCGAGCGGCCGGCATCACCCTGGTCGGATGATTTGGTCCTGACGGACTGGTTCGCTAGCCGGAATCCCCCTGCCAGGCCTTTGCTCCGGCGAGCGTCGCCGCCCTGGCCTGGTTCCACTTCTGCCGCGCCATCTCGCTCGGCGGCTGATCGAGCTGGCGGACCCATTGGCGCATCGCCGAGGCGAACGCAGTGCTGCCAAGCAGGAGTCCCGTTGCCGCCAGGAAACCCCCGATCCCAACCAGCACCGCCCCACTGACCACGAGGTTCTTGTTCAGCCGAATGCCAGCGTCCGCCATGCGTCCGTTGCCCATTTCTTCCCCCCTTTGCCCCCCGTTTGGGGTTCAGGACCTCTAAGGGTAACCCAAGGTCATGCAGTTGTCCCCGCCGGGGGGTGGCGAAGAACCCGTTGGGCTCTTCGTTACGGCAGCCGGCTCCGCACCCAGTCGTCCAGATGCTCGGTGCTCTCCAGGCTGACGATCAGCGCGTACCGCTGGTCGGGACCCGTGTGGTAGCCCGAGTGGAAGACGGCTTCGGAGTCGATGAGGATCTGGGCGCCCTTGTGCAGCGGGACGCGGACCTCGTTGGCCCGGTCGAACTGACCGGGCCGGAGCACCAGGGCACTGTCCGGATCGTCGGTCAGCTGGAACCACAGCCTGACGACCCACCCGCTGACCATGGGGTTGAGGCGGTTGTTGTCGTCGAGGTGAAGGCCCCAGCGGGCCTCCCTGATCGAGGTCGGCTCTTGACGGATGACCTGGATGCGCCCGAACCGGTTGCCGAGCGAGTCGACGTAGCGGACGAGGCCTGGCGCCCGGGCGGCGTTGGACGTCCAGATACCGTCGAGATCCGGCTTTCCGAAGTCCCAGAACCCTCGGAGGATGTTCTCGCCGTTGGCTGTGGCCAGCGGTGCGAACCAGGTCGTCGGGTCGGTCGGTGGTGTCGAGTACTCGAGGCTCGTCCACTCGGTCGAGGGGATCTCCGGGCCCGAGTAGGGCCGCATCACCACATGGCCACCGTTCTCCTGGAGCACCGGCAGGCGGTAGTGACGCGTCTGGTGCTGGGTCGCAAACGGCTTGCGGAGCCCCAAGCGCGCGTAGACGCGCTTCGAGTACTCGTTCTTCAGCAGCGGATCCACCGTCTTCATCGACTTGCCCCCCCGGCCCGCCATGCCGCCTGTCGTAACCGGGCCGTCCCGCCACCGGAGGCCAGGCGACGGTCACTCCGGACTGCTCAGCGAAGACGCATACCCGCCTCCGTGCCGATCGTGAGGGTACCGGGTACCCGGGTCGAACGCAACGGTCGCGCCCGCTAGGGGATGGCCCGCCCCACGAGCCAGCCCAGGGCACCCAGGGCCTGGGACACGGTCCATGATGGCGACTGCTGGTGCTCGAGGTTGTGAACGCCCCCGTCGTTCAGCAGTCCCTTGAGCGGGGCACCGAGCTGGCCGTGCAGGTCGGGAGGGTTGGAGGTGATGAAGCGCTCGTGGCCGTTGGCGTCGAGCAGGATGAAGCCGTCGGTGTGGGTGACGTCGTAGGTCAGGGGCTGGTGCGTCCACCAGTCGAGCTTGGGCGGCTGATCCTCGGGGACCTGCTGGGACGAGACGCCGAAGAAGCTCCATAGCCGGCTCAGGTCCGATGGGGTCCCTGTCAGAAGCGGCCACGTCGCCCCGAACTGCTGGGAGTACGCCGCCAGCCGGGCGGGCGTGTCCCGACCAGGGTCGACGCTGACCTCCACGAAGGCCACGCTGTTGCCGAGCCCGGCCGCTTGCACGTCGCGCTGCATGGCGATGAACGCGCCCGTGATCATCGGGCACTCGTCCTGGCACAGCGAAAGGAAGTTGGCCAGCACCACGACCTTGCCCTGAAAGGCGGAGAGGCTGGTCGGCCGGCCGCTCTCGTCGACCAGTGGCACGTCGGGCACCGGTCGGTCCTGGACGATTCCGAACGAGGGCGACGGCGCCGACGGTGACGCCGATGACGGCCCACCGCAGCCAGAGGCGACGAGCGCCACTGCCAGGGCGAGCGCCAGCATGCCCAAGGCCCCTCCTCTGCGCAGCCGCCTGCGCGCGGGGAGTGCCCGAAGCGCGGACCGGTCGGGGGTCATCGGCTCGGGTCTTCGTTGGGCGTCGCCGCTGGCGATGCCTGCCCGGTCTCCAGGCGACCGGTCCCCATCTTGGCCGCCCGCGCCGCGAGCACGCTCGGCTTCCCCCGGTCGACGCCACGGCTGCACGACGATCGAGGCTAGATCGAGCCCGTCCTGAGGTGACAGTCGGGCCCGCCCGCCAGCCAGAGGTCCGCCGGCCGGCCTGGGAGACCGGCTTGAGGTCAGAGCTCAGCGGCCCGTCCATCGAGGTGACCGGCCTTCTCGCGCCGCCTCGAGCCCCTCGGCGGCGTCGGCGGTGGTCGCCACCACCTTGCGCATCGTCTCCCCGAAGCGGATCGCCTCGAGAGACGACAGGTGCTCCGAGCGCACCGCCACCTCCTTGGTGGCCCGCGCCGCCAACGGCGCAGCCCGGACCAGTCGGTCAGCCAGGCGCCGAGCCTCGGCCATGAGATCCTCGTGGGGCACCACCCAGCCGGCCAGGCCCATCTCCCTCGCCCGGTGGGCGTCGACCCGCTCGCCGGTGAGAAGGAGCTCCATGGCGTACTGCCAGCTGATCCGCTTCGGAAGGCGGATGGCCCCCACGATCGTGGGGACGCCGAGGCGTACCTCGGGAAAGCCGAACTCGGCCCGCTCGCTGGCGATCACGAAGTCGCACCACGTCACCAATGTGAGCCCGTAGCCCAGGCAGTGGCCGTTCACGGCGGCGATGACGGGCTTGAAGATCTCCCACCCACTCTCGAACGAGTTGAGCGTGGGCTTCTCCCAGAACGACCCCGCGAACTCCCCCGCTGCCGCGCCCCCGTCCCGCATGTCGGCCCCCGCGCAGAACGCCCGACCCTGCCCGGTGACGATGGCCACCCACGCGCCCTCGTCGTCACGAAAGGCGGCGAACGCGTCGTTGAGCCCCCGCCGCATCTCTCCGTTGACGGCGTTGAGCGCCTCGGGGCGGTTGTAGGTGATGGTCGCCACGTGCCCGTCGATCTCGTATCCCACGGTGTCGTTCACGACCGACGACGTTACGTCGATTGAGGCTCCAGGACCCGCTCGCCGGCGGTCACCGGACCGCGGCCACGACGGCCGACCCGCCACGCGACTGAGCCCAGCACCGAAGCCACCGCGACGAGATCGAGGGTGAGCATCCAGAGTTGGCCCCGGTCGCTTCCGATCCCGACGCCGTGGACGATGGCCAGGCCCCAGCAGCCGTAGGCCAACCAGTGCACACTGCGCCAGGCCCGGTAGCCGAGGCGGGCCCGCACCAGGCTGGTGACGGCCACGGCGACGAAGATGTCGAGTGCCAGAGCACCGAGGCCCAACCAGAAGGGGCTGTAGGCGGCGCCGAACGGCACGACGGCGTCGATCCAGCGAATCGGCACGTAGCCGTCCGCCACTGCGCTGGCGATGTGGATGCCGACGAACACCGTCGCCATGAGCGACAAGTTGCGGTGCAGTCCCTCGACCACGAAGCGCGGCCAGCGGTCGCGCACCCACCGCGAGGAGGTGAGGATGCCGAGCACCAGGGCCAGGGTCAGCAGCACGAGGCTCACGGCCCCGCTGCCCCGGGTCAGGTACCACAGCGCCTTGCCGCTCACGCCGCCACCTCCGGCGCAGGCCAGCCCCCGACTCTGACCACGGAACCGTCGGGTCGGACGAGGCGGGCGGGAAGACGCAACGAGGCCAGCCACGCCGGGCTCCGATTCCCCCGGACGATGGCCGCGGTGGCGGCCACGTTGGCGTCGACACAGGTGGCGGCAGCCACCGATACCGTTCGCCAGACGACCTCTGCCGAGCGGCCCGTGGCCGGATCGACGACGTGGTGCAGCTCTTCGGTGCCCCGCGACCACCGTCGGACCGTCGTCGAGGACGTGGCCACGCCACCTGAGGACACCTCGACGATCTCACCTTCGGCCTCCGGGCCCGCCGCGTGCCAGTCGGCGACGCGCACCGACCAGCCCCCGCCCGGCGGTTCGCCGGCGGTCGAGATGTCCCCGCCAAGGCTGACAAGCACCCCGCAGCCGGCGGCAGACGCGGCCCGACTGGCAGCCCGGTCGGCCGCCAGCGCTTTGGCCGTGGCGCCGAGGTCCAGGCTCACCCCGGGAGGCATCGCCACCAGCTGGCGACGCCGGTCCACGCTGATCTGGTGCCACCCCGGTACGGCGGCGAGGCGGACCAGTGGCCGGCCGGTCGGCGCCACGGCGCCGAAGTCGCGGTCGTAGCCAAGGACCCGGATGGCATCGCCCACGGTGGGATCCACGTCACCGTCGGTGAGCCGGGCCGCCCGCAGCGCCGTCTCCACCGCTTCGAGAAGCAGGGGGCCGACATGAACCGGACGGCCACCGCCGCGGTTGACCGCGGCCAGCTCTGAGTCGTCCCGAAAACGGCTGCAGGCGACGTCGATCGCCGCGACCTCCTCCACAACGGCGGCGAGGGCCGGCCCCAGGCGGCGCGAATCCGCGGTGAGGACCACCGCCCCGGTACCGAGGGCGCGGAGCTCGCAGCGCCCGACGGCGGCCAGCCGTCCCAAGGGCGCAGCCATCAGGAACCGCCCGAGGTGACGTGGCTCGATCCGCTCGACGAGCTGGGGCTGCTCGACGGCGACTGGAGCTGGCCGCTGCTCGACGACTGGCCACTCCCGCTGCTCGTCCCGCTGCTCGACGTGCTGGACGTGCTGGAGGTGCTGCTCGAACCGGCGGTGCTGGCGCCTGCGGGCGAGTGGCCCGAGTACACCGCGGCGGCCGTCGCCGACAGGACGCCGGTGAGCGCCAGCCCGCCCGCCATCGCCCAGCGGGTCAGCCGTGACACCCGTCGCAGTCCGAGGGCCCGTGCCCTGATCGCTTCTTCACGCATCGTCGACCTCCCGGTTCCGGCCGACCTCCCGGGTCGGCCTCCCCTGCTGCCTCGGGGCAGTGTCGGCCGGCCAGGTTGGCGCGCCCCGGGCGCCCGCTGGGCGCCCGGTGAGAAGTCGGCCTCTTGCCGGCCTTGGAGGGGATTCCCAGCTGGGACACAGCCAGACCACAGTGGACTCCCTGATCGCCCGACGAAC from Acidimicrobiales bacterium harbors:
- a CDS encoding glutamate decarboxylase; translation: MAVHGKGEAERELLRGDPLFQLDTGRDEVPRFHLPNDPMPAEAAHRLIHQELMLDGNASLNLATFVTTWMEPEADRLMLDCAARNMIDKDEYPQTAEIETRCVNILGNLWHMPEKGGATGCSTTGSSEACMLGGLALKRRWRAGRRAEGKDTTNPNIVMGANVQVCWEKFANYFEVEPRLVPIEGDRYHLGASEAIDACDENTIGVVAILGSTFDGSYEPVADIAAGLDDLETRTGMDIPVHVDGASGAMIAPFLDEEVVWDFRLPRVASINVSGHKYGRVYPGVGWIVWRDAAALPEELVFRVNYLGGDMPTFGLNFSRPGSQVVAQYYNFLRLGWDGFRAVQRGCRDVAMFLSAEIAATGRFDLLSDGSQLPVFAFTTKPGTAFDVFDLSAHLRARGWQVPAYTFPDNRTDLAAARVVVRQGSKDAAELFLDDLRRGVEALDRTGGGVGEHQSSFHH
- a CDS encoding SCO family protein; translated protein: MLALALAVALVASGCGGPSSASPSAPSPSFGIVQDRPVPDVPLVDESGRPTSLSAFQGKVVVLANFLSLCQDECPMITGAFIAMQRDVQAAGLGNSVAFVEVSVDPGRDTPARLAAYSQQFGATWPLLTGTPSDLSRLWSFFGVSSQQVPEDQPPKLDWWTHQPLTYDVTHTDGFILLDANGHERFITSNPPDLHGQLGAPLKGLLNDGGVHNLEHQQSPSWTVSQALGALGWLVGRAIP
- a CDS encoding enoyl-CoA hydratase-related protein → MNDTVGYEIDGHVATITYNRPEALNAVNGEMRRGLNDAFAAFRDDEGAWVAIVTGQGRAFCAGADMRDGGAAAGEFAGSFWEKPTLNSFESGWEIFKPVIAAVNGHCLGYGLTLVTWCDFVIASERAEFGFPEVRLGVPTIVGAIRLPKRISWQYAMELLLTGERVDAHRAREMGLAGWVVPHEDLMAEARRLADRLVRAAPLAARATKEVAVRSEHLSSLEAIRFGETMRKVVATTADAAEGLEAAREGRSPRWTGR
- a CDS encoding ferric reductase-like transmembrane domain-containing protein, whose amino-acid sequence is MSGKALWYLTRGSGAVSLVLLTLALVLGILTSSRWVRDRWPRFVVEGLHRNLSLMATVFVGIHIASAVADGYVPIRWIDAVVPFGAAYSPFWLGLGALALDIFVAVAVTSLVRARLGYRAWRSVHWLAYGCWGLAIVHGVGIGSDRGQLWMLTLDLVAVASVLGSVAWRVGRRGRGPVTAGERVLEPQST
- a CDS encoding FAD:protein FMN transferase, whose translation is MAAPLGRLAAVGRCELRALGTGAVVLTADSRRLGPALAAVVEEVAAIDVACSRFRDDSELAAVNRGGGRPVHVGPLLLEAVETALRAARLTDGDVDPTVGDAIRVLGYDRDFGAVAPTGRPLVRLAAVPGWHQISVDRRRQLVAMPPGVSLDLGATAKALAADRAASRAASAAGCGVLVSLGGDISTAGEPPGGGWSVRVADWHAAGPEAEGEIVEVSSGGVATSSTTVRRWSRGTEELHHVVDPATGRSAEVVWRTVSVAAATCVDANVAATAAIVRGNRSPAWLASLRLPARLVRPDGSVVRVGGWPAPEVAA